GGAGTCCTGGCGCAACAGAAACAATCCCTGGCAAAATCGCGACGGAAAAGGGACCCGATCGTCCTCCCCCGTCCCTTCTGCGGGTGCTCGCGCTGTCCTGCGGCTCCAGACCCTCCGCAGGCAGTTTTCCAgggtggcagcaggagcaggcagagcaccCGGTGCCTCTCCCCCCACTcgctctctgctctgccttcgGAGGGGCTCTCACGAGCAGCTCATCTCCATTTACAATTTCTCTGGTCCTTGTCAGCTCCAGCCAAAGCAAATCCCGGCCGAGAGCGGGGCATCGAGCCGGCGTCTTGTGGCCGCGGCCCTCCTCGCCTGGCCTGTCCCACCCAAGACAGAGGACATGTCCCTCTCCTTTCCATCCTTTCTCCAAGGAGGCCAGGGATCTTCCCACTCTTTCTCCTCTGCTAAGCTGACTCACGGCATCTCTCCTGCTGTACTCCCTCGGGAAGAGCCAGGAATCCTTCCCAGAACACAGGAGCCCGTTGGCTTTTCATATCTCCTTGCTTACCAGACAAACACCTCTTAGAAAGAGCTGCCTCCCAGCTCGTGCTGGTCTGGGCTCTGCGCCCAGCTAGGCAGCGCTCAGCTAAGCCCTGCTCAGCTGCCTAACGTGGGCaaaacagagccatgggcagaggGCCAGCGGCTGAGGAACGGTGAATCCATCCCAGACCTCGGAAGGCTTGGAAGATGTTGTCTGACAACGGGGTATCTGCCTCTGAGCAAGCGTGGCTAGCTGAGATACAGTGAGTAGGCGACTGATCGCTAGTTAGCACTTCATTGTGGCCAATAAATCCCTCATAAACACCAGAAATGATGTTTAGTAAATCAGCCCTGGAAATCCCCACTGAATACGGGACTCGGGCGAAGCGGTCACCCTGCCCAAGAGGTGAGAGCCGCAGAAGCAGCCACGCGAGGGACAGTTAAGAGGGGTGAGAGGTGATGAAATCCCCCCGAGCCGCCTGCAGCAGGCAGACGGGTACGTGGGGCACGGGGCCCGCTGCGGAAAGGCGCTGGTGGGTTTGCCAGGACTCAAACAGCAGCAAAGGtgaggggaaaagggggaagtgtTTGAAGTGGACGCAAGCGTTGCCTGGATTAAACGGGGCTCTTGTGACCACTTCTGTCAGGGTCTGGCCGTGTTCTCGGCTGGGATGCTTCAGGCAGGCACTCGCGCCCCAGCCCAAGGCActcggggaagggaagggaggccTTCGCGCAGGGACAGGCTCTGCTCTTGGAGGGAAATCATTGGATTTCTCCACAAAAATCCCTGCAGGAGATTAAATGCACAGGGGACTCTCATCACCAAACGCAGTCAGGGCAGCCCAGGTACCGTCGTAGCACCCTGCGGATTTCAGAATCCCCGAGGACACGGTCCTGGAGAGCTGGGTAAGCTGCAATGCCCTGATTTCACAGCCTCGCGCAGGCGCTAGGTGTGGGTCTGGCTTAAGTGGCCCTGGTGGAAAGCTACATGTGAAGAGCAGCGAACAGAGGTTCAGACAGCGaacagagctactggagagagtccagcggagggctacaaggatggtgaggggactggagcatctccactacgaggagaggttgagggaactgggcttgttcagcctggagaagagaaggctgagaggggaccttataaatgcctacaaatatctacagggtgggtgtcaggaggacggggccagactctttccagtggtgcccagtgacaggacaaggggcaatgggcacaaactgaggcacaggaagttccgtctgaacatgaggaagaacttcttccctctgagggtgacggagccctggcccaggctgcccagggaggttgtggagtctccttctctggagatattccagccccgcctggacgcggtgctgtgcagccggctctgggtgaccctgctttggcaggggggttggactagatgacccacagaggtcccttccaacccctactattctgtgattctgtgattctgtgattcaaggttCTGCTGGCTGCCCTTCAGCTCGCCGACGCGCGGTGGATCCTGCGCTGGGGACCGGAACATGACGGAGGGACTCGGGAGACAGCGCGACGGCTGCTCCAAAAACCAGGCGGCAAATGTGGTCGGCACGGGAGGCAGCACCCCCCAGCAAGCCCTGCAAGAGCTTcagggcggcagcggggggaaACGTGGGCTTCATGGgacaggaggaggggagaggcaggagagaaACGTGCACGGGTCAGCTGGCGGTGCCAGATCCCATGAAGTGGGATGTTTTAGGATTACATCTGGATTTTAAAACTAGGATGTTCTGGGATGGCAGAAGCCTTAACAAGGTGAAGAGAAAAGGGCTGCTGAACGGAAGCCCGTAGAGGTTTGCTGCTGGCGTGACTGgctgatgggatcctggagtgcatgaggaggagtgtgggcagcagggcgagggaggttctcctgcccctctgctctgccctggggaggcctcatctgcagtgctgtgtccagcgctgggctccccagttcaagaaagatgaggagctactggagagagtccagcggaggactgcgaggatggtgaggggactggagcatctctcctacgaggagaggctgagggagctgggcttgttcagcctggagaagagaaggctgcgaggggaccttagaaatgcctctaaatatctgcagggtgggggtcaggaggacggggccagactctttccagtggtgcccagcgacaggacaaggggcaacgggcacaaactggagcatgggaagctccagctgaacccgagaaagaacttcttccctctgagggtgacggagccctggcccaggctgcccagggaggctgtggagtctccttctctggagatattccagccccgcctggccgcggtgctgtgcagccggctctgggtgaccctgcttgggcagggggttgggctgggggacccacagaggtccctgccaaccccgaccatcctgggattctgtgattctgtgaccgggCAGACCTCCACCAGCTCCTACGCAGCGATACCTGCTGCCAGCGCGCGCGGGGCTCTGCTCACGTACGCCGTGCGTCACCGAGCAGGTCCGCGCCTGCCCTCTGCGCTGCTCCCGGGCACCTTCACTGCAGCAGCCGCTGGGTTTCCTCGCAGTCGAACACGCGCAGGCTTCGGCGGCTACGCAGCAGGCAACCCCCTGCGTTCACACCCGCGGAGCTGAGCGCAGGCTCGTTGGGATGACTAATTACCAGCCGGAGAAAAGCTCCTGCACAGCGTCAGCTCTCCGCACAGCGGCGATTCAGCAGCTCTGACTGCAGCACCAATAATTCTCTGCTGGAACAGAAGTACGGTTTATTCAAACTACGTTTCATCCCTTTATTAAGCATGAAGCTTCATTAAGCATGAAGCAGTGTTGATCGGTGCACTGCCAAATAGATCTGGTTTATTCccctattttcattttctttgctattattattatttgattgTATCATGATTGTTATTTTAGACAGGAACTTTCAAAGTAGCCCAGTGCAACGGGGTGCCTTACTGGATTTAGAggcttttttctttcaaggtCTCAGTTATAGTTCCCCTTACTTTTGGATGGATTTGATCCAAGTTCTGCCCCGGGTGTTTCCCAGCACCTTTGCAAAAATCAGGTGTTCTGCTTACATGTCGTGCAGCTGAGATGGGAATCAGCCCTAATCTCTACCGGCAGCTGACTTGGAGACAGCTTGCTTCTGCCTCAGCCTAAAAGAGCTGGCCCGGTAGCTGAGCATCTGCTCTCATCTTCCCCTAGTAAATAATGCAGTGGAAGATGACAGGACTTGACAGGGCCTCACGTTAAGATTGAAGCTCCTGGAGAAAATCCTCTGGGCTTTTTGTGTTAGACAAAAAATCCAGAGCAGTATGAAATGGGTCCAAAGACCCTTTTTTATTTCAGCCTGGGATAGGAGGCAGGCATTACAAGGCTGGTAGAAGTGTATTCAAAATAGATGGGAGAATACCACGGAGCCAGTGATGCAGCAAGTatcagagaaacaagaaatgaTGACCTGGAAAGCCACAGATGGTTCCAGAAGAATAAGCTTGCAGAAGGACGGGGAAGTGTGTCCTCCACAAGTGCTCGCTAGCTCTTCAGGTGCCGCTGGACCTCCCGAAGTGAGATCTGGccgcaggcagaaactgctgacGCGCCTAACCCAGAGGCAGAAACACAAATAGGAATGGCATGGCTGCCACAGCCCTCGCCCggcagctgaacacgaggaagaacttcttccctctgagggtgacggagccctggcccaggctgcccagggaggctgtggagtctccttctctggagatattccagccccgcctggacgcggtgctgtgcagcctgctctgggtgaccctgcttgggcagggggttgggctgggtgacccacagagggccctgccaaccctgaacattctgtgattctgtgattctgtgatactgcctTGAGGAGGCTTTCACACAGCCCACTGGCCCGGAGCAAAATCCAGCTGATGGCGAGTGCCGGCGGAAGGGGTCTGACCTGGTCTGCTCCCAGTGGCACGGCCAGCGCTGGGGCTGGCGGCTCAGCTGTGTCAGACACCTGCAGAAACTGGATCTGGGGATAGGGGAAAACTAATTTTAGCAATGGAAACTGTGCTGCTGtcaatattttctcatttttgggCGCAATCCCCCTGTTCCAGGATTCGTCCACATACCACCCAGACACGTATTGCCCTCCAGCTCCTGCACCAGTGCAAGCAGgagatttagaatcatagaattatggaatggtttgggttggaagggaccttgaagctcatctggttccaacccccctgccatgagcagggacatctcccaccagcccagggtgctcatcTTCAGAAAGATCAGTTACCACTGAATGTATCCCAGAAGACACAGAGATTAACTGACCAATTGCACCACATTATACTATCTGTGATCCTGAGTCATTACTCGCCTCTGCGGGGGAACGGCACAGCTCCTTGCCTACATCCTCCCTGGGGGAAACAGGCTCCCACCGCTGCCGAATCGTTCTTTGTAATTATTCTACAACTGGCATCAGTCCACACGTGTCCTTCCTGTTTTACTTACTGCATTAATTTCATGACCCTCATCAGCAAAATTCAAATCCAGGCTACCTTAACCTCCTCCACTTGGCTTTTACAGCTGCTTAGGATCTGTTAGTGCCAGCGCGGCAGAGCCACGACCCACCGGGGAGTGATCCTTCGCTCCCCCGGCTCCAAGCTCTCTAGGAAGGGCTGTGCCACATGCCCCCAAAGAGATTTAACTCTCCGCTCACAGACCTGAGCGTGCCCCAGCCAGGAGCTTGCGTGCTCATCGCAGACTGCAAGCAGCAGCATCGCCCTTCCGTGACGAGGATGTAATTACGGCTTTTGAAACCACGGGTTATTAAGCACCACATGTTGGGATAAGCAATTATTTCTTAGAGAGTTTAGCCTGCGAAAGAGGCAGTCACGGCTGGTCTGCACAGGGAGCCCGGGAGGAGCGGGGGACCGAGACGTGCCACCAAAGCGCCCAGCTTTGTTGGCGGTTGGGGTGGACGGGCAGGCGGTCTGCAGGGGACGCTGAGCAGAACCACGTTCCTGCCGACTTTTGGAAgtattttatttccccttttaGAGCTGCTATTCCCCAATGGTGCACAGAATCAGGAGAAACATCTGTGGCACCGTCTTTAACCACGTTTTCAGCTGCAACTTCTGTGAAGGAGGAAAGAGCTCTGGATCATCCCCGCCTGGGGTGGGCGGCACAGGGAGGGCCTCAGGCAGGGCTACCGGCCCCGGCAGCTGCGGAGTTTGTCCTGCTGTAGTTTAACAGCAACGATAAAAGAGTGAAGCTTTGCAAAAGGATTTCTTAAACACCCCCATCTTGGGCAGCACGAGGGTTACAGACAAGATAGCCGGACCCTGAAGAGCCCCTTGGCCAAGGGTACCCGCATTTTCACATCTCCCAGTCGGAGCTGAGCTCTCAGCAGGGAGGTTTGCTCTTTCTGCTGCACGTCCCGGCAGCGGAGTGCCACAAACGCCCTTCATCACATCCTATGACCGGTGTGTTCCTCGtttcccagccctggctgcagcttCCCCAGGGCTCGGCCTTGCCGAGCGTGCCAGCTGGGGACCGTCCTCTCCCCCGAGGCAGCTCAGCTCCGCGCCCGTTCCCTGATGGCTGCCTGCGCGCCCCGGCTTTCCGACTTAGGATCAcggaatgctttgggtgggaagggacctttagaggccatcgagcccaacccccctgcagtgagcagggacatcttcaacgggatcagggtgctcagagccccgtccaacctggccttgaacgtttccagggatggggcattgaccacctctctgggcaacctgggccagggttccaccaccctcattataaaacatttcttccttatatccagtctaaacctcccctctttctgcttgaagccatcaccccttgtcccatcaccccctgcccttgtcacggcccctctccagctctctcgcagcccctccaggcactggcagctgctctaagttctccccgcagccttctcctccccaggctgagcagccccagctctcccagccattccccccagaatggtcggggttggcagggacctctgtgggtcacccagcccaaccccctgcccaagcagggtcacccagagccggctgcacagcaccgcgtccaggcgggtctggaatatctccagagaaggagactccacagcctccctgggcagcctgggccagggctccgtcaccctcagagggaagaagttcttcctcgggttcagctggagcttcccatgctccagtttgtgcccgttgccccattTACCCAGCAAATCCCCGTTTCTTCAATTTAGGGAGAAGGATACTGTGAGGGACTTCCCCAGCTCTGATCCAAGCCCAAGGTcacatccagaaaaaaaccccattctagggggaaaaaagagcataGCTCTCACCCAGGCAATGCACCACCCCCTCCCGGTCACAGGCACAGGGATGGTTTTAATCGTCGCGGCGGGAGCCGCTGCCGCTCGTGCAACCCAAGAGCGGCCATGCTCAGGGAACCAAACCCAAAGCAATGGCGCCCGACGTCGAACCTCGGagcccgccggctccccgcgccgGGACTCGGGGAGCCGAGCTGCACCCCACCCCAGGCGCTCGCTGGCTAATTACGACGGCCATGTTAACGTGTCAGGGCCCAGCTGGCGCGGCCCCTCGCTGGGCGGCTCCGGAGGAGCGGGTTCGGCTGCCCACAGCCCCTCAGAGCCCAGCGCGGCCGACGGCCATTTTGGGCGTGAGGGGGGGCGCGTGCCGCGCCTCggcgggaaggggaaggggcgggggcgccccctgccggccagcatggcggcggcggccggggaggcggccggggcgggcgggcgtgCGGGGAGGGGACGCGGGCGATccccgggagggcggcggggcggtgTTCGGGGGAGAGCTCTCTCCGGAATGAGGAGGAACTCGGGCTGGCCGGCGTGAGGGAGCCGGATGGGAGCAGCGGAGCTTGGCGGCCATAGCCCGGCGAGGGTGGGCGGCTTCCCCGGGGGAGCTGCGGccaccggcggcggcgggggaggggagccCATCCGCATCGTACGTTTTTGAGGTAAAATCAGCCTTAAATtggagcttggggggggggggctgtgtcgGTGCCTGGAACGAGAGGGACGGGGCGGCGGCACCCGGCTGCGGCAGCGCTGACCGCCcggtgtggggctgtggggaggccgCGGGTTCGAGACCCGGCGGTGGCGTCTGGGGCCCCGCACCGTGCGGGAGGGGAGAGCCGGGGCCGCCGAGCggggcagctccccgcagccccggggggaggaagaggagcatccCCTCCCACTTGGTCCCGGCTCTGTGGGTGGCCACAGGTGAATTAATTTCCACCCCTGGCATCGGGGTGCGTGGGGTGTGTGCCTTAGCTCTTTATTTCCCCTTAATGCAAGAAAAAAGGGATGGGAGCACTTTACTCAATTGCTTCTTTCGATAACGAGCCATAAAATCACCTGGATGATGTGAAccgtttctttctctttctctcccccctgctcccctctgtccctgctgccccctccctccctgcctgcagccctcctccgTCCGGGGGTTCGTACGCTGGAAGGACTTTGGCTTTCTCGGTTGAGGTCTCCACGCGTGTCGCGGCGCAGCCAAGATGCCCGAGCAGAGCAACGATTACAGGGTGGTGGTGTTCGGGGCGGCGGGGGTCGGCAAGAGCTCCCTGGTGCTGCGTTTCGTGCGGGGGACTTTCAGGGAAACCTACATCCCCACGATCGAAGACACGTACCGGCAGGTGATCAGCTGCGACAAGAGCATCTGCACCCTCCAGATCACGGACACCACGGGGAGCCACCAGTTCCCTGCCATGCAGCGGCTGTCGATATCCAAAGGGCACGCTTTCATCCTGGTGTACTCCGTCACCAGCAGGCAGTCCATGGAAGACCTCCAGCCCATCTTTGAGCAGATTTGTCAGATTAAAGGGGACATCCAGAAAATCCCCATAATGTTGGTGGGTAACAAAAGTGACGAGACGCAGAGGGAGCTGGAAGCCAGCGAGGGGCAAGCCTTAGCCAGCAAGTGGAAGTGCTCCTTTATGGAGACGTCGGCCAAAATGAACTACAACGTGCAGGAGCTCTTCCAGGAGCTCTtgaatctggagaagaggagaactGTCAGTCTCCAGGTGGATGGGAAGAAAtccaagcagcagaaaaagaaagataagctgCAAGGCAAGTGCTCTGTTATGTGATTGACTTTGGCCGGACTCGCACCGCTGGGCCGTGGTTCGGTCGGAGCACGGACTCCCACAGAAAATACGTTTCTGCTGGAGGTTTCAGACGAATCCATGCCTCGCAGGGCTATTGCTTTTCTCTGAAATCTCCGCTGGATTATTTTATGTGTTGGTTTTAAAGAGGATGGCTTTctgcatgtttatttttttaacacaataAATGTTCAGTGTTAGCAATGACATGTGACTAGGAGTTTTTAATGCAAGCAgtttacagaagagaaaaatgtcagTCAGGAGCAAACATCTCTATTCCTGTGAGTACATGCTAGCTTTTAAGTACTGCCAGCTCGAAAGAAGTCATAGTTTCTCTAATACATATGCTTCAGAAATTGTTTTCAGGCATCTATTGACCAGAGCAAGTCTTTAACAAAGCGAGGCGTTTGCGCTGCGGATGAACACGTATGTGGCTCCAGATGCTTACTTTTTTGGCAGACAGACCGGCTCGCCTACCAAAGACGCAGTTTTGTGATGGTAGAAGCGAAGTTTTCCTGTGTGCCGTGCGATTCCTGAGACTTCTGCGGTTCCGTGAGTGATTACAGCCGTACCTGCACACCGTCGGGCTGTTTGCTGGTTTTACCCCCTTGGCTTGGCTTCCCCTGTTCCCCGAGGCAGGAGGTTCTGCGTGCTCTGGCTCCAAATCCAGGGGTGACTCTCGGCACCCTTGAGCACGAGCGGCCTCCTCCACGAAGGCGAGCAGGTTGTTGTGAGTGCCGGTTGATGCAGTCGCTGGTTGTCTTGGCGCTCGGCCTTTCCTTTCTCAGCTGTCAGGGTTGAATGTGGCTAAAGCGACTTTTGCAAAGTCTTCCTGGAGTTTTCATAGatatttatttcccccccctcttACTTCGTCCAAGTTACCCAGGTTTTAGTTGAGACGTATGACAAGTCGGTTCAGGTAACGCTGCTTCGGGAAGAAACATCTACGCCTGGAAGGTGCCCGTTTAACGCAAACTCCTCTCTGATGGAAACTTTTAGCAGAGACTTCCCACAGCGGAAAGGACTGGAGGCACGGGCTTATCTCAGCTCCCTCGCCctgccttttttttggggggggcagggagctgtTGTTAACAAGAGACAAGCATGCTAAGCATCATCTGTAGTGCATGGTTGAGAAAGATTTCAAGAAAATAAGTGCGGGTATTCGCCGTCAGCTGCAGATCTCCCACTTTGTGTATGTACTGGTCCAAGCAGAAGGCTGTAGGGACTTCAGTATTGCACTGCAGATCTGATTTTCACGTAACGTAGTCATGACGCTAGAGGCACGGGAGAGGGGAAGTGCTGCTTTTTATAGCGCTTTTCCAGTGAAATTATTTGATTGTTGAAGATGAACCGGAGATGCTGGAAAGTACATAGGCTTTCTTGGTTTGAAAGCATTAGTGTCTATTAATAACTGCTGGTTTTCTATGGGAGATGCTAGAGAAGGGCCTTTTCTCCCAGCGGTTATTCATGTGGTGCGGACTCCTACGCAACGCCGCGAGGTCTGTACCGGTGTCAGTATCCCATACGTTTGAGCCACTCTCACAGTCCACCTGCGGATGCTGCGTTGTCGCCCGTGTCTGTCCGTGAGCTGCTTTTCCAGCCTCCTCGGGCTGTTCCCATGCACACGTGAGGGGTCCGTGTGTGCCGAGGGAGTTTGCCCCTATTACAGCTGGAGCCCTCACGCCGCTTGATTCGGCAGAAAATCTTACCGCTACGATTTCGGAAACCCCGGCAAGTTCTGCGTGAGGGTTTGGTGCTGACTGAAGCGTTACGCTTGCTTGCCGAAACAGAGTGCCGGCTTGGCAAGCTGGTACAAGGGCTCCGCACctggtttttgttgttggggGTGATGTCCCGCGAGCTTCCTGCGGTGCTGGCTGTGCCGCTGCCGCGCGTGGCCTTCGCTCTGCCGCGGTCGGGGCGAGTCGGGCTGAGGGGTGGCTGTAGGAGCAGCCATAACGGCTTGGCGTGGAGAGAACACTGGCTTTTTCCAGCATGGGTTTTGAGCTCTCCAGTCTTTCACTTCCAAGCAGTTACACAATGCTGCTCGGTGGGTCATTTTTAGCATCTGGCAATTATTATTGCAAAGACTATTTCAGTTCCAGCCCTTTGAAACCCCTACAAGTCACTTTAAGCCTTTTTAAAATGTCAAGAGACCTAATCCTGTCTCCACGACTCCCACGGCCTGCGCGGAGACGCCTGTGCACAGGCAGGGCGGCGCGTAGCTGCAATTATTCACGCGGCCGAGGCGCTCTGCAATGTGTCGTTAGCACTGCGGCCGTTTCCCTGGATGCGCTGTGGAGATCGCTGCGGAGGGGGCTCCGGCAGAGCCCCCGGCAGATCCCCGAGCTGCCTACGAGAGGGGGTCCCGCGGGGCTGGGTGGGCGATGGAGATGGTGCTGGGGGGCTCACGTCCCAGCCTAGCAGCTTGGAGCGGCTCGGGGACGGGTGAGGGCTGGCGCGGCGGCCTCTCGTTCTGTGTAAATCGTCTCTGCTTTGGGTGTGCTAGCTCGACTGTGTTGTGAATTAAAACTGTGTTAACAAATAAATTGCAAAATTGTATTGGTTTCCATATAAACTGAACTAGcctgatttttgtgtgtgtaatgtATCATTCTTACAAGAAGGGAAATTTATGTTAATTGAACTGGTGCCTGTcaagatgttgtggagtctcctgctctggagatattccagccccgcctggacgcggtgctgtgcagcctgctctgggtgaccctgcttgggcagggggttgggctgggtgacccacagaggtccctccaaccctgaccattctgtgattctgttggctAAAAAAAGTTCCATGCAAATCTAAATTACAGGGCCGTGTCTTCACAGTCTTCCAGGGAGCGATGTGGAGAATGACTATAGTTTGTAACAGAGCGAAAAACACCGTATGGCTTGGGGGTGCTCGTTAATCATTACGAAACGGCGGCCATGTTCCCCTAGTAGCTGAGCTTTCCTTCACGCGCCGCGTGTTCCTCGCAGCCCGGTGCAGTGGGTCGGTGCGTGCTGGAGGCATCGCTGCCCTTGCGCCCGTCCCGCCGGCAGTCTGGGGCCAGCGGCGTTGCTCCGCTGGAGAATAGCTGGAGATCCGTCGGGTTTGGGGACGGACGGGTAAGTTTTTGCTAAAAGGGTCCTTGGAGCGAGATGTGCCTCGTGCAGCTAGCGTCTGAGGAGTTTATTGCACGCCTGCTTGAGTTTTATTTCTCATGTAGGAGCATTTTGCTGAATTAAAGGaataatgatttttctttaaGGATTAAAGTATTTTGTAGCGTAAGGAATATACTTTGGAAGTAaatgcttttgcctttttttgagtAAGTACAGTTTAAAAAAGTGGACAGatctgtgttgggttttttttgtatgtttttcagaaaaagcaggaGATACTCTGAGGAGAAGCGTTCAGGTGAGATGGCTCGTCTGAGGTAAGCTCGCCGTTCTGCTGGCCGGCACAGCTCTGCGCTGCGTTACGGGCTTTGTCCTCCTTGCCGCCAGCGTGCTTTTCCCTGAGGCAGCGACAACGCGGTTTTATGGAGCTATTTATGCATCCCGTAAACTTCAGCTTGGAGACATGCCTTGACACACTGTTCCTACCTGGTGAGCAGAATCATAACTCACTATTCCCCACGCTGGttggttttctctctctctccccccccacctTCAATCGAACTTCATTTTGTCCCAGAACTCgctgtttttctgaaatgttcGTCGTGAGCTCCGACGTGGCGAGACAAGGCCGTGGCAGGCGCTGGCACGGTTTGTGGAGTTGCTATTAATGCCTCCATAAGGTTCTTTCCAGGATCACGAGGTGACCGCCGCTGAAGGTAAAAATtccttctgcagcctcctgaaCGAACGGCGAGAGCGGTCGGTCGCCTGGGAGCAGGCTGAGGCGTTTTGGGCGAAGTCGCTGCGTTTGCTCGCTGCCCTCTGCCCCAGGACTTGACGAGGACTGGCGATTCCCAGCTCTGGCCAGCTAGGCAGGTATTTCCAGCAAGAACTCAACCCTGCCTTTCGGTTTCTGCGCCAAGCAGGCGCTTTGATTTGGAAGCAGCACGGACTGAGCGCAGCATTAAAGCAGCTTTTCCTTAGATCTGCGTTTCAGCATCTCGAGCTTGCTTTGAAGCTTGGCTCAAAGTTTGCTCTGAAAAAGCAGTTCCTTGCTTTCTACTGCTGCAGAGCtcttaaataattttcagaagcagcactgcagttcATTCCCAAGGACTTGTTCAGCAATATTCAGACTAGGAGGTGTCAAATCAGAAGAGGTTTAAAGGAGAAAGATAATAGCACCTTCTCTTTCTTTGCCAGGGGAAGAACTGTTAACAGCACCTTTCATTTTAAAGGTGTTCCAAGGTTTCCTCTCTGCAAGTCAGAAATTCAGACATTTCCCAGTTAGTAATGCACCTTATTTCCATGCAGCACTTGTCGACTGGCTTGGGGCAGCTTCCTCCCTGGATCCGGCCAGCAAAATTTGTGTGGAGAGAAAATACCAGGGAGGAGAATCACGAGCAGCTCTTCTGCGAAAAATGTGAGCAGTAGCTGGAGTGTCCACCCACACACGTATTTTAAAAACAAGCTGCCAGAATATTGCTATATTCTAATTCCTCTTcccggagcagggcaggcacatGATTAATGTAACAAACAGCTCTGAATAATAAGCCGTGTTGCTTTATATGCATGGTCCGTAGCTCCAAGGTGCTCGGCACGCTCTGGAAGAGTAAAAGCGCATCTTAAT
This sequence is a window from Opisthocomus hoazin isolate bOpiHoa1 chromosome 6, bOpiHoa1.hap1, whole genome shotgun sequence. Protein-coding genes within it:
- the DIRAS3 gene encoding GTP-binding protein Di-Ras3, translated to MPEQSNDYRVVVFGAAGVGKSSLVLRFVRGTFRETYIPTIEDTYRQVISCDKSICTLQITDTTGSHQFPAMQRLSISKGHAFILVYSVTSRQSMEDLQPIFEQICQIKGDIQKIPIMLVGNKSDETQRELEASEGQALASKWKCSFMETSAKMNYNVQELFQELLNLEKRRTVSLQVDGKKSKQQKKKDKLQGKCSVM